The following nucleotide sequence is from Cucumis melo cultivar AY chromosome 1, USDA_Cmelo_AY_1.0, whole genome shotgun sequence.
tatttaatgtaCCATATATAAGAGAATAGTAAAACTCAGATTATAATAGTCTCCATTCCAAACAAACATGGATCATAATAACATTCTGTCAAACTATTATAATCTCTGAACCCTATTATAATTctcatattattataattcatttctttttttgaatGATACATTGTTTAAAGATAAAGCTAAATTTCATTTAGACTCTCAAAATAGACcatggtttaaagagaaaaccCTCTTTTAATCGGGTTTTTCTTGCTTTTAAGTTGTTATTTACTTTCCTTTTTCATAATACTTCTCTCTACCCTTCCTTCCCTCCTTCAAACCGACCGCCCGTGCTCGACGTCACAAAAAACCGATGTGAAACGTTGGCCGACCGACTacacttatttatttatcttcaaTGCCTACTTATAAACTTTCTCCGCTAAAACGCTCAGTCGCTCATGCTGGTCGTTAACTGAGACAGAATCCTCTCGCCCTCGCGCACCCAAACACTCAGAGAGAATCTCACCGGAAAGATACGCTTGAATTTTTCTGAATGACTGGTGAACGAAAAATGCCGCCGGCGCCAGAGGCAGCAGTGCGACTACCAGAGACGACTGAGGTGGCGGCTATCGCGTCCGAGAGTGGCAGGACCAGTAGACCGATGGAACCACCGGACCGAAGATTCGACCGCCTGAGAGCCGATTTGTATCAGTTAGCACTGAGGCTGATTTGCATTGCTACGTCCACGACGACAGTGGCGTTGATGGTTACCGCCAAGGATTCTACCACTGTTTCCATTTACGGATTTGAATTTCCCGTTCAATCCAAGTGGTCGTTCTCAAACGTATTCGAGTAAGTTACCTTTTGTAGTTACTAGTTTACGCCCTGGATGTTTTGGTGACTGAGTCAGTGATTGtcttgtgaaaaaaaaaaaacagtacaGGGGAGGAGCTGTGAGATCCATTAGTTCAAAATGGGCATGGTCTTTGGAGGAATGGTGCTCCCCTGTAATTATAATCACCGTTAAGCTTTTAATTTCTTGTTCGTCTGTTCTTCTTCAACCTTGAAATGCCTTTAGGAAATCACAACGGATCCCAATAGGCAGAATTGGCAGACAAAATGACGAGGCTGGTATTTTCTATCGGCTTAAGGAGGAAACATCTTACTGCTATGTTTTTTCATTTCTTACCTTGCTATCTTGGCACGCAAACAGAGTATAATTTAGTCCTAATTGTTTCTGAtcgttttttttaaagaaaaatcatcaCTCGTTAGCCTGCTTTAGAAAAATGCACTTTCTAGCTTACAGTTGATTTAGTCGCTTTTCTTCAGTTGGAATGTTGACAAATCTGCGCTCCTTCGAATATGAACAATGGAATCTGAAAAACCCTCTTCATCCAAGTTTCATGGCTTGGTCTAAAATGAACCCCGTGAAACCACGCGATTCCTTCTTTCCTCAAAATATTCCCTATTTCACGTTTGTCTTCTTCTGGACCTGTTATGACCCTCAATACAAAAGTTTGACCAACTTACTATTGCTTAATTGGcttgtctttcttttttattcttagTGCATCCAATCGCGCCACGGTCACCGTTaagggttttttcttttcttttatttttttttattaaagggtaataataataataataataataataataataataataataataataataataattgagtTTGTTCCATTTGTTTGTAGTTCATTATCATTAAAGTGAACTTGCGCGTTGGGATTGTGGGGGTGTTTTCAACGAGTTGAAAGTGAAAGTAGTTGATCCCCATGAGTTTATGATGAGTGTAGGTACCTTGTTGGAGTTTCAGGGGCTGTCGCTGCCTACTCTTTGCTGCAGCTGCTCGTTACTGCTTCTATGCTCGCTAGGAGGTCCCCAGTGCTTAGCTCCAGAAGTCAAGCCTGGCTCATTTTCGCTGTTGATCTGGTAATTACTCTGTCCACTAGCTAATGGAAAGTGTAGCTTATTGACTAAAATAATTTCAGGGagaaatattttgtttttgccccgtttttattatttatttatataatttaaggATAGATGTTGGTTGAAGTATCAATAGGACTAATACCTGTAACTCATATGCCTAAGCTTTTGAATTCAGTGGTAAGTTAATATTATTTCAATATAAGTTCTGTGTTCAAACTTTCACTTTCTTCTCAATTTATACTGCACACATGAGACATCAGCTTAATCAAGTTCTATAGTTCCCACCAATTTTAATTACTACCCATCTTACTGATGAGAGAACTTTTAGATAATTAATacatttgagttaatatttgtttaattgttAATTTAGATTCATTAGTTATTAAAAATGATTAGGTGCATCTTCGACTCTCTGTATTTATAGCTCACCTAAATGTGCAACCAACTACTTGATAAGTGACAAACTTTtattttctattgttttttaatagtttttttttacaatCGATGATAACTCCACACTCAAGTATTGCTCATTggttatttgttatattttctgGTTCGGCTATAAATAATCACTTTAAAAATATTGGGCTTGAGGAGTTCCTGTATCCATGACTAAAAAAATGGCTTTTATATCTTATTAACCCGTATATTGTGGGGCTTTACGACAAAACAATTTCTTAATTTTCACAACTCCCCATGCTCCACACGTAGCTTCAAACTCTTCTTTTAGAGTCATGATAGTTCTTTAGAAGTTGATATATTGTTGTATCCTATTATTGTATCCATATCTATATTTGTGCTTCATAGCTTT
It contains:
- the LOC103500792 gene encoding CASP-like protein 3A1; protein product: MTGERKMPPAPEAAVRLPETTEVAAIASESGRTSRPMEPPDRRFDRLRADLYQLALRLICIATSTTTVALMVTAKDSTTVSIYGFEFPVQSKWSFSNVFEYLVGVSGAVAAYSLLQLLVTASMLARRSPVLSSRSQAWLIFAVDLSLAYALMSAGSAAAGISNLNRTGIRHTTLPNFCKPLKRFCNHVAISIAFTFFTCCLLTTSAIQYVIWLSKN